Proteins encoded in a region of the Deefgea piscis genome:
- a CDS encoding lysophospholipid acyltransferase family protein: protein MLLTFCKLLAKLPLPLLQALGWLLGWLVWWGSAHHRKVLRSNLTQSAIAKNSMDYTRLLRSSIPEHGIAATELLAHWMRPIPELLALVHEKTGWEHVEAALKTERPIIFVSPHLGALEMVGVCVAGLIPKKLAPLYRPPKQAYLEPLMIYSRSRSGAEPAPANASGVRVLLKTLKQGGVAYLLPDQAPGGGEGVWAPFFGRPAYTMTLLSKLVKSSNAIILPCYVERLGIGKGYRFHVQPFVGELNGDNEHDATVLNQNLEDLIRQVPAQYFWSYSRYKHPAGAPLPPDAV from the coding sequence ATGCTGCTTACGTTCTGCAAATTATTGGCTAAATTGCCGCTGCCCTTACTGCAAGCGCTCGGTTGGTTGCTCGGCTGGCTTGTCTGGTGGGGCAGTGCCCACCATCGCAAAGTCCTACGTAGCAACCTCACGCAAAGTGCGATTGCGAAAAATAGTATGGATTATACCCGATTACTTCGCTCAAGTATTCCTGAGCACGGGATCGCGGCCACCGAACTGTTGGCGCATTGGATGCGACCGATTCCTGAGCTGCTCGCACTGGTGCACGAAAAAACCGGCTGGGAACACGTCGAAGCGGCGCTCAAAACCGAGCGACCGATTATTTTTGTTTCACCACATTTAGGCGCCCTAGAAATGGTTGGGGTATGTGTTGCTGGCTTAATCCCTAAAAAGCTTGCACCGTTATACCGCCCACCTAAACAAGCTTATCTTGAACCATTGATGATTTACTCACGCTCGCGTAGTGGTGCCGAACCTGCGCCAGCCAATGCCTCTGGCGTGCGTGTTTTGCTTAAAACCCTTAAGCAGGGTGGTGTGGCGTACTTATTACCCGATCAAGCGCCGGGTGGCGGTGAAGGCGTTTGGGCGCCATTTTTTGGTCGCCCTGCCTACACCATGACCTTGTTGTCTAAATTAGTAAAATCGAGCAATGCCATTATTTTGCCGTGTTATGTCGAACGCCTTGGCATTGGCAAAGGCTATCGTTTTCATGTGCAACCGTTTGTCGGCGAACTCAATGGTGATAATGAGCACGACGCCACAGTGCTCAACCAAAATCTGGAAGACCTGATCCGCCAAGTGCCAGCGCAATATTTCTGGAGTTACAGCCGTTACAAACACCCAGCAGGCGCACCCTTGCCGCCCGATGCTGTGTAA
- the metK gene encoding methionine adenosyltransferase encodes MKDFLFTSESVSEGHPDKVADQISDAILDAIFTQDKHARVAAETLVNTGLVVLAGEITTHANVDYIQIARDTIKRIGYDHSDIGFDYKTCAVLVAYDKQSPDIAQGVNEGEGLDLDMGAGDQGLMFGYACDETAQLMPAPIYYAHRLMQRQAELRKDGRLPWLRPDAKSQVTLRYDGETGKVKEIDTIVLSTQHHPDVSHAQLTEAVIEEIIKPVMPKEWLTANTKFLVNPTGRFVIGGPMGDCGLTGRKIIVDTYGGAAPHGGGAFSGKDPSKVDRSAAYAMRYVAKNIVAAGIAKQCLVQVSYAIGVAQPVSIMVDTWDTGVIPNDKIVDIIKENFDLRPKGIIKMLDLLRPIYSRTAAYGHFGRDEPDFSWERTDKVEQLKAAAGLK; translated from the coding sequence ATGAAAGACTTTTTATTTACTTCTGAATCTGTTTCAGAAGGCCATCCTGATAAAGTTGCCGATCAAATTTCGGATGCAATCTTGGATGCCATTTTCACTCAAGACAAACATGCTCGCGTTGCGGCAGAGACTTTAGTCAATACCGGTTTAGTGGTTTTGGCGGGTGAAATCACTACGCATGCCAATGTCGATTACATCCAAATAGCGCGCGATACCATTAAGCGCATTGGTTATGATCATTCGGACATCGGTTTTGACTACAAAACATGTGCGGTTTTGGTGGCCTACGATAAGCAATCACCGGATATTGCCCAAGGTGTGAATGAAGGCGAAGGCCTTGATTTAGACATGGGTGCCGGCGATCAAGGCTTGATGTTTGGTTATGCCTGCGATGAAACAGCACAATTGATGCCAGCGCCAATTTATTACGCGCATCGTTTGATGCAGCGCCAAGCTGAACTTCGTAAAGATGGCCGTTTGCCATGGTTGCGCCCGGATGCGAAATCACAAGTGACGCTGCGTTACGATGGCGAAACCGGCAAAGTGAAAGAAATCGACACCATCGTGTTGTCGACGCAACATCATCCCGATGTATCACACGCGCAATTGACCGAAGCGGTGATTGAAGAAATCATCAAGCCAGTCATGCCAAAAGAATGGCTGACGGCCAATACCAAATTCTTGGTCAACCCAACTGGGCGTTTTGTGATTGGCGGCCCAATGGGTGATTGTGGTTTGACAGGTCGTAAGATCATTGTCGACACCTACGGTGGCGCTGCGCCGCACGGTGGTGGTGCTTTCTCGGGTAAAGATCCAAGTAAAGTGGATCGCTCGGCCGCTTATGCGATGCGCTATGTGGCAAAAAATATCGTCGCTGCTGGTATTGCTAAGCAATGCTTGGTGCAAGTGTCATACGCCATTGGTGTGGCGCAACCGGTGTCGATCATGGTCGATACTTGGGATACCGGTGTGATTCCAAACGATAAAATCGTCGACATTATCAAAGAAAACTTTGATTTGCGTCCGAAAGGCATTATCAAAATGCTCGATTTGCTGCGTCCAATCTATAGCCGCACTGCGGCGTATGGTCATTTTGGCCGTGACGAACCTGATTTTTCTTGGGAACGTACTGATAAGGTCGAACAGCTCAAAGCGGCAGCTGGCTTAAAGTGA